The Candidatus Deferrimicrobium sp. genome includes a region encoding these proteins:
- a CDS encoding TVP38/TMEM64 family protein yields MRLSTIGLTVGSFIAFSLSRFFGRPLTEKFVDAKTMERFDYLLHHKGAFLIFLLFLIPGFPKDYLCYILGLGHLTTLEFLSIATTGR; encoded by the coding sequence GTGAGGCTCTCCACCATCGGATTGACGGTCGGATCGTTCATCGCCTTCAGTCTCTCACGTTTCTTCGGCCGCCCCCTGACCGAGAAGTTCGTCGACGCGAAGACGATGGAGCGATTCGACTACCTGCTCCATCACAAGGGGGCGTTTCTCATCTTCCTGCTGTTCCTGATCCCCGGGTTTCCAAAGGATTATCTCTGCTACATCCTCGGGCTGGGCCATCTCACCACGCTGGAGTTTCTCTCCATCGCCACCACGGGACGTC